The genome window CGCTTGGCTTCGTACATCGCCTGGTCGGCGCACGCCAGCACTTCTGCCGCGGAGAGGCCGTCGAACAAGGCCACTCCCGCGCTGGCCGTGATTCGGATCGACTGGTCACCAAGCACCGCGACGTGCTGGCTCATGGCCTTGACGATTCCGGCGGCCACCACCAGGGCCTGGTCGGCATCCGTCTGAGGAAGGAGCACGGCAAACTCGTCTCCGCCAACTCGCGCCAGGACATCCGTCTGGCGAATGCGATGCCTCAGTGCGCTCGCCACGCCCTTCAGCAAATCATCCCCCGCCTTATGGCCGAAGGCGTCGTTGACGTCCTTGAAGTTGTCCAGGTCTAACTCGAGCACTGCGGCCGAAGCGCCGTAGCGGGCGACCCGCTCCACTTCCCGGGAAAGCTCGAGCTCGAAACGGCGCCGGTTGAAGAGCCCCGTCAGGAAGTCGTGATCGATCAGGTACTCGAGGCGCTCCGAAAGCTCCCTGCGCTCGGAGATGTCCTGAACCTGGGAGACGAGGTGGAGGGCTCTGTCCTGATCGTTGCGGACGAGCGAGACGGTCTGCAGCACCCAACAATAATGGCCGCGGGCGTGGCGGTAGCGTTTTTCGATCTGGAAGCTGGTGACCTGGCCGTCGAGCAGCTTTCGCCGAGAGTCCTGGTCGAGATCGCGGTCCTCGGGATGGGTGATTGCCTCGAGCGTCGTCGCCTTCAACTCTTCGGCGGTGTGCCCGGTGATCCGGCACAGCGCGTCGTTCACCTGCAACCATCGGCCCTCCATGTCCACGAGCGCCATTCCGATCGGGGCGTTGGCGAACGCGCTCTCGAACCGCGCCCGCACCTCGCGCAGCCCCTGCTCGGCCTCTCGCCGCTCGCCCTCGAGGCGCTCGCGCTCGGCGATTCGGCGACGAAGCTCCGCGTTGGCCAATGCGAGCTTCCTCTCCGCCACCTCGTGGTCGCTAACCACGCCCTCGAAGGCCGTCAGGGAAGAGGCGAGCGGATCGAGGCGCTCGCGCAGGTACCGCTCGAGCCCATCGGGGGCGAGGTGCATGGCCTTTCCGAGGTGCTTCAGCCGACTGCCTGTTTGAACGATCAGCTCGCCACTGCGCCCCGTCCCGTCGTGGCAGAGGGCCGCACCGGTGGCTTCGAGCTCCTGGGTCCAGGCGGCCACGTACCTTTCGACCACCGCCCGGACGCCCCGGATCGCCTCTTCGACCGCCGGCCACGCTCCGGCCGTCCGGGCAGGGCCCTTCTTACCGCGCTTCGAGCGATTGCTAGGCGTCATCACTCATCGCACAAGATGAGAGTGAAAGAATATTCTATTCTAACCTCGGAGAACGGAGTCCGTCCAGCCGGCCACTCCCGGGTCCCGTTGGGAAACTACCAATAGGGGAAAGCGCCCCGCCCGGGCCCGCTCTCGCGCGACGTTGACGTCGAGTCTAGCGGCGAGCGGTATTCGTCTTTCCTCATGCGCCCAGGAGCCCTGCACGATCCGTCTTGATTCTTGTCCGCCTATTATCGAGCTACGCTCTTCTTTCGTTCTTTTCACTAAGTTAACCATTTATGGTAAATGAGGCGCTCCTGGTAGGTGGGCATAAACATTTATATAAGAACTAGATACTAGTACAGAGACTCCAGGGGGGGTTCGATTTTCCACCAATTGAAGCGGTTCGGCATATTGACAAATCATTCTGGTTAACCTATAGTGATTAACGAAAAGGACGGCTCGTTTAGCTCATCTGAAATGATTTGGCTCAGCTGACCGATTCGCCCCTCAAAACCCGAAGGAGGTTTTGTATGTACGCTAGAATCGTCAATATGAAGCTCAAGACCGATGACGGTCCGCAATTCACTCGCACGTTCGAGAACGAGGTCATTCCCGTATTGCGCAAGCAGAAGGGGTTCCGGGATGAGATTTGCTTCCTCGCTCCCGAGCGGTCGGAAGTCACCGGGATCAGTTTTTGGAACGACAGGGAGAACGCGGAGGAATACCAGCGCGCTGCGTACCCTGGAGTACTGAAGACCCTGTCGAAGTTGGTTGAGGGAACCCCAGAAGTGAAGACTTTCGAGGTCTCGAATTCGACCTTCCACAAGATCGCCGCTGGGCTAGCACCCTGAAGTAAGCACCTCTTCCCAACCGGGAAAGGGCGGTTATCGCCGCCCTTTCTTTGTCCGATTCCTCAGCCGAATCTAGGGGTCGTTTCCGGCCCCCGGAGATCTCCAAAATAACACGGGGCGAGTTCCGCGGCGTTGAAAGTCCGGAATTTGAAAGGCAGTTCTAGCTGCGCCAATGCCGTGAAGATCTCAATGGATGGGACAGGTTTTCCTGGGGATCAGCGTCGACCGAGACTCCCGACTGGACCGTTCGAGGCGGAGTCTCGCTAGCGGTCTTTTGCTGAGGTCGAGGGGCAATGGGTCATGTTGTGCAGGACGGTGGGCTCTTTCGGCGTCTCGTTGCTCAATCGCCTACAAGCACTCTCGAGAAAAGGATTGTCGCGTGCTCACTGCCTTACGGGCGCGGAATGAACAAGTGGCCGATGATGAGAAAGAGTATCAAAGCCGCGCAGAGCGTGAAGTGTGGCGCCGTAAGACGCGGGTATCTCCAGAGCCAGAACAGGCTCTTCGGCTCACGGTCGTTCAGCACCATCCGGGCGTAGAAGATTCTCTGGATGCTGATGAGGTTCGTGAAAATGGCGAGAATCCAGAGCGTAATGTGAACGTTGCTCGCCAGTAAGCCGATGATGATCGTGACGGTTCTCTCCGCCCGCTCCATGAACCCGACCTTGCATTCGGGAATGACGTTCTCGGCCCGGGCCCGAATGTAAGACGTGGTCGCGGTCCCCACGACCGTGAATCCGAAGAGGATGAGATAGAGCGTGCGCCCCGGTCCGTGGATGTGACGCAAGAGATAGACGAGGATGCCGAAGAGCATCAAGAAATCGGTATAGCGGTCGGTCACCGAGTCCAGGAAGCCGCCGAACTTCGTCGATCTTCTCGAGATGCGTGCCACGGCTCCGTCGAGCATGTCGAACGCACCCGCCGCGATGAGCACGAGTCCCGCAAGCCACTGGGTCCCGAGAAAAAGGGGCCTGAAGAGAAGGGAAACCACCACCGGCCCAGCCAAGGTCACTGCGTTCGCCGGGATGCCAATCCGAATGATGCCCCGGGCGATGCCGTCCCTGGCGAAGCCAAAAACGCCCGCCACGAGCTTCGATGCCGCTACGGCTGCCGCACGGAGGATCTCCCGCCAGCCAGGCGGCTGTTGAAGAGTGCTTTCCTTGACGCCCACGGTGGTTCCCCGCTCGATGCGCAACTTATCACAAAACTGGTATCATCTTCGACCTCTTGGCTGCTCGGAGCCTCCCTCTCGTCATCGTGAATCCCGCCAGTCGCGGCGGCGCCGGAGGGCGCGACTGGCCACACGTGGCCACGGCTCTCCGAAGCCACTTCGGTCCCTTCGAGCACCGGTTCACCGAATGTCCGGGGCACGCGACCGCGCTTGCCCGGAACGCGGGCGAGGCGGGCTACGGTCTCGTGGTGGCATTCGGCGGCGATGGGACGATCTCCGAGGTCGCCTCGGGGATCGTGACGTCGGGCCACGAGTGCACGATCGGAATTCTCCCTCACGGCACGGGATCCGACCTGGCTCGCTCCCTGGGCTTGCCGAATCGGCTCGGCGACGCCGTGCGGCTCCTGCGCTGCGGCCGCGCGATCGCGATCGATGTCGGGCGCGTGACTTTCGCTGACGGTATGGTGCGTCGGTTCGTGAATGCGACGTCGTTCGGTCTGAGCGCCGAAGTCGCTGCTCTCGTCAACGGTGCAGGTCGCGGCTACCTGCGGGGGACGGTCGCGGCCGCGCTCGCGTTCCAACCCCCGGCGGTGGAGCTTTCCCTGGATGGACGTACCCGGCGCCGGCTCTCGATCACCACGGTATCGCTTCACAACGGACGGTTCTTCGGAGGCGGCATGGAGATGGCCCCGGAGGCTCACCTCGACGACGGACGTCTCGACGTCGTGGTCGTCAAGAAGCTCCCCGTCAGAAAGCTCCTGACCCGCGCGCCTCTTCTCTACTGGGGCGCGCACCAGGGCCTGGCTGAGGTGGAGCACGGCCGGTTGGACCGGCTCGACGCATGGCCGGTCGCGGGAGACGTGCCCCTCGAGATCGACGGAGAGTCGGGCTACCGCCTCCCGGCCAGCTTCGAGGTCGAGCCGAGGAAGCTCCGGGTTCTCACCCGCCCGGCCAATCCGTGGAATCCATGACTAGCGGCGCGCTCCGTCGCGGCGCGGCAGGAGGTTCTCGCCCAGAAACTCCTTCTTGACGAAGGAGACGGTATCGAAGAGCGTCTCGTAGGGGTCGCGCGCCCGAAAGTCCAGCTCCCGCTGGGCTTTGGAGCAGTCCAGGTACCAGAACCGCTCGCCCATCTCGACACTGACGCGGTCCACCGGGGGCGTCCGATCGAGCTTTCGAAACAAGGCGTCGGCTGCCTTGCCCGCGAACGCATAGACG of Vicinamibacteria bacterium contains these proteins:
- a CDS encoding diguanylate cyclase; this translates as MTPSNRSKRGKKGPARTAGAWPAVEEAIRGVRAVVERYVAAWTQELEATGAALCHDGTGRSGELIVQTGSRLKHLGKAMHLAPDGLERYLRERLDPLASSLTAFEGVVSDHEVAERKLALANAELRRRIAERERLEGERREAEQGLREVRARFESAFANAPIGMALVDMEGRWLQVNDALCRITGHTAEELKATTLEAITHPEDRDLDQDSRRKLLDGQVTSFQIEKRYRHARGHYCWVLQTVSLVRNDQDRALHLVSQVQDISERRELSERLEYLIDHDFLTGLFNRRRFELELSREVERVARYGASAAVLELDLDNFKDVNDAFGHKAGDDLLKGVASALRHRIRQTDVLARVGGDEFAVLLPQTDADQALVVAAGIVKAMSQHVAVLGDQSIRITASAGVALFDGLSAAEVLACADQAMYEAKRAGRNRFALHQPGRGSRKRVSARLADAERLRTALEEERFILYGQPILDLRKNEVNQYEVLLRLESDEGGEPLPPSAFLYVAERFGLIQAIDCWVARQAIKLIAEHERGGRRLVLHVNLSGKSISDPNVAALTEGALSAAEIDPARLV
- a CDS encoding CDP-alcohol phosphatidyltransferase family protein, coding for MRIERGTTVGVKESTLQQPPGWREILRAAAVAASKLVAGVFGFARDGIARGIIRIGIPANAVTLAGPVVVSLLFRPLFLGTQWLAGLVLIAAGAFDMLDGAVARISRRSTKFGGFLDSVTDRYTDFLMLFGILVYLLRHIHGPGRTLYLILFGFTVVGTATTSYIRARAENVIPECKVGFMERAERTVTIIIGLLASNVHITLWILAIFTNLISIQRIFYARMVLNDREPKSLFWLWRYPRLTAPHFTLCAALILFLIIGHLFIPRP
- a CDS encoding diacylglycerol kinase family protein, whose product is MAARSLPLVIVNPASRGGAGGRDWPHVATALRSHFGPFEHRFTECPGHATALARNAGEAGYGLVVAFGGDGTISEVASGIVTSGHECTIGILPHGTGSDLARSLGLPNRLGDAVRLLRCGRAIAIDVGRVTFADGMVRRFVNATSFGLSAEVAALVNGAGRGYLRGTVAAALAFQPPAVELSLDGRTRRRLSITTVSLHNGRFFGGGMEMAPEAHLDDGRLDVVVVKKLPVRKLLTRAPLLYWGAHQGLAEVEHGRLDRLDAWPVAGDVPLEIDGESGYRLPASFEVEPRKLRVLTRPANPWNP